A window from Citrus sinensis cultivar Valencia sweet orange chromosome 5, DVS_A1.0, whole genome shotgun sequence encodes these proteins:
- the LOC102616955 gene encoding uncharacterized protein LOC102616955 isoform X5, whose product MLRMKVRLGSLIFVVWSCGQLLILSGCTVHRLLLNVSYFHMQVFLSMLVKVTFLDLPLWHRILVLEILRGFCVEARTLRLLFQNFDMNPKNTNVVEGMVKALARVVSSVQFQETSEESLSAVAGMFSSKAKGIEWILDNDASNAAVLVASEAHSITLAIEGLLGVVFTVATLTDEAVDVGELESPRCDYDPLPKCMGETAVLCISMVDSLWLTILDALSLILSRSHGEAIILEILKGYQAFTQACGVLHAVEPLNSFLASLCKFTINIPNESDRRSAVLQSPGSKRSESLVDQKDNIVLTPKNVQALRTLFNIAHRLHNVLGPSWVLVLETLAALDRAIHSPHATTQEVSTASSKLARESSGQYSDFNVLSSLNSQLFESSALMHISAVKSLLSALHQLSHQCMIGTSSSFGPTSSQKIGSISFSVERMISILVNNLHRVEPLWDQVVGHFLELADNSNQHLRNIALDALDQSICAVLGSEKFQDSASRQRGTSDEVESRHGDLRSIECAVISPLRVLYFSTQSTDVRAGTLKILLHVLERCGEKLHYSWPSILELLRSVADASEKDLITLGFQSLRFIMNDGLSSIPTDCIHECVDVTGAYSSQKTELNISLTAVGLLWTTTDFIAKGLVHGISEEKEAANQDLCSVPKQMDGEKREEKTLSNLDDQNHSISMVDRDKLLFAVFSLLKKLGADERPEVRNSAIRTLFQTLGSHGQKLSESMWEDCLWNYVFPMLDCASHMAATSSKDEWQGKELGTRGGKAVHMLIHHSRNTAQKQWDETLVLVLGGIARLLRSFFPFLANLSNFWTGWESLLHFVKNSILNGSKEVSLAAINCLQTTVLSHSTKGNLPVAYLNSVLDVYEYALQKSPNYSDNAAGKVKQEILHGLGELYVQAQKMFDDRMYGQLLAIIDLAVRQTMITHDNYEIEFGHVPPVLRTILEILPLLSPTEQLSSMWLVLLREILQYLPRSDSPLQKKEDEEEPPSTSDNIHDVHVRTKYDKPNGTAPTTPKDASALSESSGSVTTAIPNHLFAEKLIPVVVDLFLKAPAVEKCIIFPEIIQNLGRCMTTRRDNPDSSLWRLAVEGFNHILVDDVTKLAANFWQDMKISRPARLRVWKEVADVYEIFLVGYCGRALPSNSLSAVALSGADESLEMSILDILGDKILKSPIDAPFDVLQRLISTIDRCASRTCSLPVETVELMPAHCSKFSLACLHKLFSLSSSDNEASKWNLTRAEVSKISITVLMGRCEYILNRFLIDENDLGERNFPAARLEEIIFILQELARLKIHPDTASALPLHPVLKSGLAMDENSDKRPHLLVLFPSFCELVISREARVRELVQVLLRLITKELALEKASMAGGR is encoded by the exons ATGTTGAG aATGAAGGTGAGACTGGGGAGCCTTATTTTCGTCGTTTGGTCTTGCGGTCAGTTGCTCATATTATCAGGCTGTACAGTTCATCGCTTATTACTGAATGTGAG TTATTTTCATATGCAGGTATTTCTTAGTATGTTGGTGAAGGTTACATTTCTTGATCTGCCTCTGTGGCATCGCATTCTGGTTCTTGAGATCCTGAGG GGTTTTTGCGTGGAGGCACGGACATTGCGACTTCTTTTCCAGAACTTTGATAT GAATCCCAAGAATACAAATGTTGTGGAGGGTATGGTTAAAGCTCTTGCTCGAGTTGTTTCGAGTGTACAG TTTCAAGAGACCAGTGAGGAGAGCCTTTCAGCTGTTGCTGGGATGTTTAGCAGCAAAGCCAAAG GAATTGAGTGGATTCTTGATAATGATGCATCCAATGCTGCAGTCTTGGTTGCTAGTGAAGCCCATTCAATAACTTTGGCAATTGAAGGTTTATTAGGTGTTGTCTTTACTGTAGCCACGTTGACAGATGAAGCAGTGGATGTTGGGGAg CTTGAATCTCCTAGATGTGACTATGATCCTTTGCCAAAATGCATGGGAGAAACTGCAGTTCTTTGCATCTCTATGGTTGATTCTTTGTGGTTGACCATACTTGACGCGTTGTCCCTTATTTTGTCAAG GTCACATGGAGAGGCTATTATATTGGAGATTTTAAAGGGATATCAGGCATTCACTCag GCATGTGGAGTTCTTCATGCTGTAGAACCTTTAAACTCGTTTTTAGCGTCCCTTTGCAAATTTACTATCAACATTCCCAATGAATCTGATAGAAGAAG TGCTGTGTTACAGTCTCCTGGTTCAAAACGATCCGAATCTTTAGTTGATCAGAAGGATAACATTGTCCTTACTCCCAAGAATGTGCAG GCATTAAGGACTCTCTTCAATATTGCTCATCGACTGCACAATGTGTTAGGCCCGTCCTGGGTGTTG GTATTGGAAACTTTGGCTGCTCTGGACCGGGCTATCCATTCTCCTCATGCCACCACACAG GAGGTCTCCACAGCTTCCTCAAAGCTTGCAAGAGAATCTTCTGGCCAGTACAGCGACTTCAATGTTCTATCTTCCTTGAATTCTCAG CTGTTTGAGAGCTCAGCATTGATGCATATATCCGCTGTTAAATCACTGCTTTCTGCACTACATCAGCTATCACATCAATGCATGATTGGGACTTCAAGTAGTTTTGGACCAACATCAAGTCAGAAAATAGGAAGTATCAGCTTTTCAGTGGAAAGAATGATATCTATCCTTGTCAATAATCTTCATA GGGTAGAGCCACTCTGGGACCAAGTCGTCGGCCACTTTCTTGAG CTTGCTGATAATTCTAATCAGCATTTAAGAAATATAGCACTTGATGCATTAGATCAATCAATATGTGCTGTTTTAGGGTCAGAAAAGTTCCAGGATAGCGCATCTAGGCAACGTGGCACCTCTGATGAA GTTGAATCTAGGCATGGAGATTTGAGATCAATTGAATGTGCTGTTATATCCCCTCTAAgggttctttatttttctacccAAAGCACTGATGTTCGTGCTGGAACCTTGAAAATTCTTCTGCATGTTTTAGAG AGATGTGGAGAAAAATTGCATTATAGTTGGCCAAGTATACTTGAATTGTTGAG GTCTGTAGCAGATGCATCAGAGAAGGATCTCATCACCTTGGGATTCCAG AGCCTCCGTTTCATTATGAATGATGGACTTTCCAGCATACCCACAGACTGCATCCATGA ATGTGTGGATGTTACTGGAGCATACAGTAGTCAGAAGACTGAGTTGAATATAAGCCTGACAGCAGTGGGCCTCTTGTGGACTACCACTGATTTTATTGCCAAGGGGCTTGTCCACGGCATTTCAGAGGAAAAGGAAGCAG CAAATCAGGATTTGTGTTCTGTCCCAAAACAAATGGATGgtgaaaagagagaagaaaagacaTTAAGTAATTTGGATGATCAAAATCACTCAATAAGCATGGTGGATCGCGACAAGTTACTATTTGCTGTTTTCTCATTACTTAAAAAGCTTGGTGCTGATGAGAGGCCAGAG GTAAGGAATTCAGCCATTCGAACACTCTTTCAAACTCTTGGAAGTCATGGGCAGAAACTTTCAGAAAGCATGTGGGAGGATTGTCTTTGGAATTATGTTTTCCCTATGCTAGATTGTGCTTCACACATG GCTGCGACTTCCTCAAAAGATGAATGGCAAGGGAAAGAACTTGGTACTCGAGGAGGAAAAGCAGTTCACATGCTTATACACCATAG TCGTAACACAGCTCAAAAACAGTGGGATGAGACACTAGTACTCGTCCTTGGTGGAATAGCCCGTTTATTACGCTCCTTCTTCCCATTCCTTGCAAACTTAAGCAATTTCTGGACAG GATGGGAATCTTTGCTTCATTTTGTAAAgaatagtattttaaatggtAGTAAAGAAGTTTCTCTTGCTGCTATAAATTGTCTGCAGACAACTGTTCTATCTCATAGTACCAAG GGAAACTTGCCAGTGGCTTACCTCAATTCAGTACTTGATGTTTATGAGTATGCTCTTCAAAAATCACCTAACTATAGTGATAATGCAGCTGGGAAGGTGAAGCAGGAGATTTTGCATGGTCTTG GAGAACTATACGTACAAGCTCAAAAGATGTTTGATGATCGCATGTACGGACAGTTGCTAGCAATCATTGACTTGGCTGTTAGGCAGACGATGATAACCCATGataactatgaaattgaattt GGACATGTTCCACCAGTGCTACGAACTATACTGGAGATCCTTCCTCTTCTAAGTCCAACCGAGCAACTTTCTTCAATGTGGCTTGTCCTCCTTAGGGAAATTTTGCAATATCTTCCAAGATCAGATTCTCCTCTGCAAAAGAAGGAAGATGAGGAAGAGCCACCTAGCACTAGTGACAATATTCATG ACGTTCATGTGAGGACGAAGTATGACAAGCCTAATGGTACTGCCCCCACAACCCCAAAAGATGCCAGCGCTTTATCTGAGAGTTCTGGATCGGTCACAACAGCCATCCCAAACCATTTGTTTGCAGAAAAGCTCATTCCTGTAGTGGTTGATCTTTTCCTGAAGGCACCAGCTGTTGAAAAGTGTATCATCTTTCcagaaattattcaaaaccTTGGAAG GTGCATGACAACAAGAAGAGACAATCCAGATAGTTCTCTTTGGAGATTAGCCGTTGAAGGCTTCAACCACATTCTCGTTGATGATGTCACCAAATTAGCTGCGAACTTTTGGCAAGACATGAAAATTAGTAGGCCTGCAAGATTACGAGTTTGGAAAGAAGTCGCAGATGTCTATGAAATATTCCTTGTGGGTTATTGTGGCCGTGCTCTACCTTCCAATTCACTCTCTGCTGTAGCTCTTAGTGGTGCTGATGAGTCACTGGAGATGTCCATATTAGACATTCTTGGTGATAAAATTCTCAAGTCACCAATTGATGCGCCTTTTGAT GTTCTGCAACGGCTAATTTCCACCATAGACCGTTGTGCATCACGCACATGCTCTTTGCCCGTTGAGACAGTGGAACTAATGCCTGCCCACTGTAGCAAATTTTCCTTGGCGTGCttgcataaattattttccctGAGCag TTCTGACAATGAAGCCAGCAAATGGAACTTGACAAGAGCTGAAGTCAGCAAGATTTCAATCACAGTACTTATGGGCAGATGTGAATACATCTTGAACAGGTTTCTGATTGATGAGAATGACTTGG GTGAACGTAATTTCCCAGCTGCAAGGCttgaagaaataatttttattcttcaagAATTGGCCCGTCTAAAAATTCACCCGGACACCGCATCTGCTTTGCCACTACATCCTGTTTTGAAAAGTGGCCTAGCAATGGACGAGAACAGTGACAAGCGTCCGCATCTTCTTGTTCTATTCCCTTCCTTCTGTGAACTTGTCATATCAAG GGAAGCTAGAGTAAGAGAGCTAGTGCAAGTTTTACTGAGACTTATCACCAAAGAACTAGCACTTGAAAAGGCTAGCATGGCTGGTGGTCGATAG